One part of the Quercus lobata isolate SW786 chromosome 7, ValleyOak3.0 Primary Assembly, whole genome shotgun sequence genome encodes these proteins:
- the LOC115953775 gene encoding glutamate dehydrogenase 1 → MNALVATNRNFKLAARLLGLDSKLEKSLLIPFREIKVECTIPKDDGTLASFVGFRVQHDNARGPMKGGIRYHPEVDPDEVNALAQLMTWKTAVANIPYGGAKGGIGCDPGELSISELERLTRVFTQKIHDLIGIHTDVPAPDMGTGPQTMAWILDEYSKFHGYSPAVVTGKPTDLGGSLGRDAATGRGVLFATEALLNEHGKSISGQRFVIQGFGNVGSWAAQLISENGGKIVAVSDITGAIKNSKGLDIPSLLNHAKENRGVKGFKGADPIDPNTILIEDCDILIPAALGGVINRDNANEIKAKFIIEAANHPTDPEADEILSKKGVVILPDIYANSGGVTVSYFEWVQNIQGFMWDEEKVNNELKTYMTRGFRDVKEMCKTHNCDLRMGAFTLGVNRVARATVLRGWEA, encoded by the exons ATGAATGCATTAGTTGCAACCAACAGAAACTTTAAGCTGGCAGCTCGGCTTTTGGGTTTGGACTCCAAGCTTGAAAAAAGCTTACTAATTCCTTTTAGAGAAATCAAG GTTGAGTGTACCATACCCAAAGACGATGGCACTCTGGCATCTTTTGTTGGGTTCAGGGTTCAGCATGATAATGCTAGAGGCCCCATGAAGGGAGGCATCAGATACCACCCAGAG GTTGACCCTGATGAAGTAAATGCTTTAGCACAATTGATGACTTGGAAGACAGCAGTAGCTAACATCCCATATGGCGGGGCAAAAGGGGGCATAGGATGTGATCCAGGGGAATTAAGCATCTCTGAGCTAGAAAGACTTACTAGAGTTTTCACCCAAAAGATACATGATCTTATTGGAATTCACACGGATGTTCCAGCACCTGATATGGGAACAGGTCCACAG ACTATGGCATGGATACTAGATGAGTACTCAAAATTTCATGGCTACTCACCAGCAGTAGTGACAGGAAAACCTACt GACCTTGGTGGATCTCTAGGCAGAGATGCAGCTACAGGACGAGGGGTGCTCTTTGCAACAGAGGCACTTCTCAATGAGCATGGGAAGAGCATCTCTGGACAACGATTTGTCATACAG GGTTTTGGAAATGTGGGATCTTGGGCTGCCCAACTGATTAGTGAGAATGGTGGGAAAATTGTTGCTGTAAGTGACATCACTGGAGCCATAAAGAACAGCAAAGGACTTGATATCCCAAGCCTACTCAACCATGCCAAAGAAAACCGAGGAGTCAAAGGTTTCAAGGGTGCTGATCCAATTGATCCCAATACAATATTGATTGAAGACTGTGACATTCTCATTCCAGCTGCTCTTGGAGGTGTTATCAACAG GGACAATGCAAATGAAATTAAAGCCAAATTTATTATTGAAGCAGCTAACCATCCAACTGACCCAGAGGCTGATGAG ATATTGTCAAAGAAAGGCGTTGTTATCCTTCCAGACATATATGCAAACTCAGGAGGTGTTACTGTTAGTTACTTTGAGTGGGTTCAg AACATCCAAGGATTCATGTGGGACGAGGAGAAAGTGAACAATGAGCTGAAAACTTACATGACAAGAGGTTTCAGAGATGTGAAGGAGATGTGCAAGACCCACAACTGTGATCTTCGTATGGGAGCCTTTACCCTCGGAGTTAATCGGGTTGCAAGGGCTACTGTTCTTAGGGGTTGGGAAGCCTGA